One window of the Flavobacteriaceae bacterium YJPT1-3 genome contains the following:
- a CDS encoding Gfo/Idh/MocA family oxidoreductase produces the protein MKTMNRRVFGKKMIKGVAAGGVLMGLPLSCAFGEAKKDTKKLGVALVGLGSYSAGQLAPALQHTNHCYLAGIVTGTPAKETRWANQYGIPEKNIYNYENFDTIADNKDIDIVYVVLPNSMHAEFSIRAAKAGKHVICEKPMAINVEECDAIIQACEEAGIKLSVGYRLQSEPYTQQVQQWVAKQTFGATQQVDAAAAYVSRGYPDQWRLNKALSGGGALMNMGVYAIQGAIYGTGANPIAVSAREESTRPDYFKDTDETVYANFVFPDGAQGQIFTSHNASASTLDVQCIDGFIQLDPAYTYGPLAGKSSKGPMTFPHDSQQKLQMDDFALHIKEGAINQAPGAMGKRDMIIIEAIYRSIAEDGKTIPLDLGTMGLGGPNQ, from the coding sequence ATGAAAACAATGAATCGCAGAGTATTTGGTAAAAAGATGATCAAAGGGGTCGCGGCAGGAGGCGTACTTATGGGGCTTCCGCTCTCCTGTGCCTTTGGCGAAGCTAAAAAAGATACCAAAAAACTTGGAGTAGCCCTGGTAGGACTCGGCAGTTACAGCGCCGGACAACTCGCCCCGGCCTTACAGCATACCAACCACTGTTATTTAGCCGGAATTGTGACCGGAACTCCGGCCAAAGAAACACGATGGGCCAATCAATACGGAATTCCGGAAAAGAATATCTACAACTATGAAAATTTCGATACGATCGCAGACAATAAGGACATCGACATTGTCTACGTAGTCCTGCCCAATTCCATGCACGCCGAGTTCAGCATACGTGCAGCCAAGGCGGGAAAACATGTGATCTGTGAAAAACCCATGGCGATAAACGTTGAAGAATGTGACGCTATTATTCAGGCCTGTGAGGAGGCCGGCATAAAGCTTAGCGTGGGCTACCGGCTTCAATCAGAGCCTTACACCCAGCAGGTACAGCAATGGGTGGCTAAGCAAACCTTTGGCGCTACGCAGCAGGTAGATGCTGCCGCGGCTTATGTATCTCGAGGGTACCCCGATCAATGGCGTCTGAATAAAGCGCTTTCGGGGGGAGGGGCCTTGATGAATATGGGGGTCTATGCCATTCAGGGGGCTATATACGGCACAGGCGCCAACCCCATCGCAGTGAGTGCCCGTGAAGAAAGCACGCGGCCGGACTATTTCAAGGATACCGATGAAACGGTTTATGCAAATTTTGTGTTTCCAGATGGAGCTCAAGGACAAATTTTCACCTCCCATAATGCCAGTGCGAGCACGCTCGATGTGCAGTGTATCGATGGATTTATCCAATTAGATCCGGCTTATACTTATGGACCCCTGGCGGGGAAAAGCAGCAAGGGGCCTATGACCTTTCCTCATGACAGTCAGCAAAAACTGCAAATGGATGATTTTGCCTTACACATCAAAGAGGGTGCGATCAATCAGGCACCGGGAGCCATGGGTAAGCGCGATATGATCATTATCGAAGCCATATACCGCTCCATTGCAGAAGATGGGAAAACCATCCCCTTGGATTTAGGTACCATGGGTTTGGGTGGTCCTAATCAATAA
- the serS gene encoding serine--tRNA ligase, giving the protein MLEVSQIRDHKAAYVKALAKRNFDAEVILDQVLAVDEQRRSTQATLDNTLAESNKLSKEIGQLFKSGEPQKANLLKQKTSGLKEQSKVLQEQLNTAEATLQELLFTIPNIPHESVPAGNSDQDNEEVFREGEVPELTKEALPHWELAKNYDIIDFELGNKITGAGFPVYKGKGARLQRALITYFLDKNTEAGYTEYQVPHLVNEASGFGTGQLPDKEGQMYHVTADDLYLIPTAEVPVTNMWRDELLEETDLPITATGYTPCFRREAGSYGAHVRGLNRLHQFDKVEIVRLEHPERSAEALDSMVDHVKEILRELKLPYRILRLCGGDLGFTSHLTYDFEVFSTAQDRWLEISSVSNFRTFQANRLKLRFRDKTGNKQLVHTLNGSALALPRVLAGILENYQTEKGIRIPEVLVPYCGFDLID; this is encoded by the coding sequence ATGCTAGAGGTATCACAAATCAGAGATCATAAAGCGGCCTACGTCAAGGCGCTTGCCAAACGTAATTTTGACGCAGAAGTCATCTTAGATCAGGTGCTGGCTGTAGATGAGCAGCGCAGAAGTACCCAGGCAACTTTAGACAATACCCTGGCTGAATCGAATAAGCTCAGTAAAGAAATTGGTCAGCTCTTTAAAAGTGGGGAGCCTCAAAAGGCCAATTTACTTAAGCAAAAGACCAGCGGACTCAAGGAGCAGTCCAAAGTGCTGCAAGAGCAATTGAATACCGCAGAGGCTACCCTTCAGGAATTGTTGTTTACCATCCCAAACATTCCCCATGAAAGCGTCCCCGCAGGGAACAGTGATCAAGACAATGAGGAGGTCTTTCGCGAAGGCGAAGTGCCTGAACTCACTAAAGAAGCGCTTCCGCATTGGGAGTTGGCCAAGAACTACGACATCATTGACTTTGAACTGGGGAATAAGATCACCGGAGCCGGATTTCCGGTTTATAAAGGGAAAGGTGCTCGATTGCAGCGGGCTTTGATCACTTATTTTTTAGACAAGAATACAGAAGCCGGCTATACGGAATATCAAGTACCTCATTTGGTCAATGAGGCTTCCGGTTTTGGGACCGGTCAACTGCCGGATAAGGAAGGCCAAATGTACCACGTTACGGCTGACGATCTCTATCTGATCCCGACCGCTGAAGTCCCGGTCACCAACATGTGGCGGGACGAATTACTGGAAGAAACTGATCTTCCCATCACGGCAACGGGCTATACCCCCTGTTTCAGAAGGGAAGCCGGTTCTTATGGGGCCCATGTACGTGGACTCAACCGCTTGCATCAGTTTGACAAAGTAGAAATTGTTCGACTGGAACATCCGGAACGTTCAGCAGAAGCCCTGGATAGCATGGTAGACCACGTCAAAGAAATCCTTCGCGAACTGAAATTGCCGTATCGGATTTTGCGCCTCTGTGGCGGCGACTTAGGGTTTACCTCCCACTTGACTTACGACTTTGAAGTATTCTCCACCGCCCAGGATCGCTGGTTGGAGATCAGTTCTGTTTCTAATTTCAGAACCTTTCAGGCCAACCGACTCAAACTTCGGTTTAGAGATAAGACTGGGAATAAACAATTGGTACACACCTTGAACGGAAGCGCCCTGGCCTTACCGCGGGTATTGGCCGGTATACTGGAAAATTACCAAACCGAAAAAGGTATCCGAATTCCGGAGGTATTGGTTCCCTACTGTGGTTTTGACCTTATTGATTAG
- a CDS encoding DUF5060 domain-containing protein: MKTHYSYLLLVGLSVSLMQAQTPSGELQTWHKTTLSFDGPQTSESATPNPFTDYRLTVTFTHAADARSYVVPGFYAGCIDAAESGCESGATWKVHFAPDRPGSWNWQAEFTTGTDVAINSGGSSAGFMDGATGSFEVAPSNKSGRDFRAPSKGRLHYIGEHYLKHSGTAPDNPSGPWFVKAGADSPENALAYDDFDATPNRGNRRKSWTPHQQDYVSSEAFNYTWQGGKGSELLGVVNYLSQKGVNAMSFLTFSLHGDDENVFPHLLKVDLNTYNGYGDSQQWANGIHHDRFDLSKMAQWEEIFSYADQKGVFLHFKTMETENDNLMDDNTLGRERKVYYRELIARFGHHLALNWNITEESTIPDEVTREIAAYIAETDPYDHHIVLHTYPGQQDERYDPLLGDQSELTGPSIQTGKNNVHRDVVRWVQKSANAGKKWVVANDEQGSANIGVDADPTDNKLVRHQVLWGALMGGGMGVEYYYGYQTGETDLTAQDHRSRDQKYTEAALALNFFNTYLQNDLPDMISMDDLTADGEDYAFAKANKVYTVYRPNGGSTAINLPNGAWEVQWYNPRTGGALSSAESISTTLVAPSTEDWVALITGTAGGNTCEETLEPVADAYLEGGVLMDNEVLRVEAGTRVSYLQYDLTAITDPVSTAQLQLQVSGDPGSGVIQVYKGSATGWTEANLNSTNAPTAEALLGSLVGDFLEGQIYTWNLTGVTSGELFNIILIQDSGNDVSFSSRTGVQAPRLQLELDCGTLDVDELTWDQSLKLYPNPVQDRAVLKGERISSWAIYTMQGQQISSAKQVVDASQHSLDLSPLASGVYVLVVDGNRAIRFLKR; encoded by the coding sequence ATGAAAACACACTACAGCTACTTGCTCCTGGTGGGACTTTCGGTTTCGCTGATGCAAGCGCAGACGCCCTCGGGAGAACTTCAAACCTGGCACAAAACAACCCTCTCATTTGACGGACCCCAAACCAGCGAAAGCGCTACACCCAATCCGTTCACTGACTATCGCTTGACAGTTACTTTTACCCATGCCGCTGACGCCCGAAGCTATGTCGTACCCGGATTTTATGCCGGCTGTATCGATGCCGCAGAAAGCGGTTGCGAGAGCGGTGCTACCTGGAAAGTGCATTTTGCGCCCGATCGCCCCGGCAGCTGGAATTGGCAGGCCGAATTTACAACCGGAACTGACGTTGCCATTAATAGTGGTGGTTCCAGTGCGGGATTTATGGATGGAGCTACAGGTAGTTTTGAGGTAGCCCCTTCCAATAAAAGCGGCCGGGATTTCAGAGCGCCAAGCAAAGGTCGATTACACTATATTGGAGAACATTATTTAAAGCATTCGGGAACCGCTCCAGATAATCCCAGTGGACCCTGGTTTGTTAAAGCGGGGGCCGATTCACCGGAGAACGCCCTGGCTTACGATGATTTTGATGCGACTCCCAATCGAGGAAATCGCAGAAAGAGCTGGACTCCGCATCAGCAGGACTATGTGTCCAGTGAAGCTTTTAACTATACCTGGCAGGGCGGAAAAGGCAGTGAATTGCTGGGCGTTGTGAACTACCTGTCCCAAAAAGGGGTCAACGCTATGTCTTTTTTGACCTTCAGCCTACATGGCGACGATGAGAACGTCTTCCCGCATTTGTTGAAGGTAGATCTCAACACCTACAATGGGTATGGGGATAGTCAGCAATGGGCAAATGGCATTCATCACGATCGCTTCGACCTTTCGAAAATGGCGCAGTGGGAAGAAATCTTTTCTTATGCCGATCAGAAAGGGGTCTTTCTTCATTTTAAAACCATGGAGACCGAAAATGATAATTTGATGGATGACAACACTTTGGGTCGGGAACGGAAAGTGTACTATCGCGAACTTATTGCTCGATTCGGGCACCATCTGGCTCTAAATTGGAACATTACCGAAGAGTCTACCATCCCCGATGAAGTCACCCGGGAAATTGCAGCTTATATTGCCGAAACGGATCCCTATGATCATCATATCGTTCTGCATACCTATCCCGGGCAGCAGGATGAACGCTACGATCCCTTATTGGGAGATCAATCGGAGCTTACAGGTCCCTCCATTCAGACGGGAAAGAATAACGTGCATCGTGATGTGGTGCGTTGGGTTCAGAAATCAGCCAACGCCGGGAAAAAATGGGTGGTCGCCAATGACGAGCAAGGAAGTGCAAACATCGGTGTCGATGCAGATCCTACAGATAATAAGCTCGTTCGCCATCAGGTACTCTGGGGAGCATTGATGGGCGGGGGCATGGGTGTTGAATATTACTACGGCTACCAGACCGGTGAGACCGATTTGACTGCGCAAGATCATCGATCGCGAGATCAGAAGTATACGGAGGCCGCTTTGGCATTGAACTTTTTCAATACCTATCTTCAAAATGATCTACCAGACATGATATCCATGGATGATCTTACTGCAGACGGAGAGGATTATGCTTTTGCGAAAGCAAATAAGGTATATACCGTGTACCGGCCTAATGGAGGAAGCACAGCGATTAATTTGCCCAATGGAGCCTGGGAGGTTCAATGGTATAATCCCAGGACCGGGGGAGCCCTGAGCTCGGCAGAATCTATTTCAACTACCTTGGTGGCACCCAGTACGGAGGATTGGGTGGCTTTGATCACAGGTACGGCCGGTGGTAATACCTGTGAAGAGACTCTAGAACCCGTGGCTGACGCCTACCTGGAAGGCGGAGTACTAATGGACAATGAGGTGCTTCGGGTCGAAGCGGGTACTAGGGTGAGTTATTTGCAGTATGATTTGACTGCGATTACAGATCCGGTGTCCACGGCACAACTACAGTTGCAAGTGAGTGGCGATCCGGGCTCCGGAGTAATACAAGTGTACAAGGGAAGCGCTACGGGATGGACAGAGGCCAATTTAAACTCGACGAATGCACCTACTGCTGAAGCTTTACTAGGCTCTTTAGTGGGCGATTTTTTAGAAGGTCAAATCTATACCTGGAACTTGACTGGAGTTACCTCTGGCGAACTATTCAATATAATCCTGATTCAAGATAGCGGCAATGACGTTTCTTTTTCGTCACGAACAGGTGTTCAAGCTCCAAGACTACAATTGGAGCTGGACTGCGGGACGCTAGATGTGGACGAGCTCACCTGGGATCAATCCCTTAAGCTCTACCCCAATCCGGTGCAGGATCGGGCCGTTTTAAAAGGAGAACGGATAAGTTCCTGGGCCATTTATACGATGCAGGGTCAACAGATAAGCAGTGCGAAACAAGTGGTAGATGCGTCTCAGCACAGCTTGGATTTAAGTCCACTAGCATCAGGAGTTTATGTACTCGTGGTCGATGGTAATCGGGCAATTCGCTTTCTAAAACGCTAA
- a CDS encoding HTTM domain-containing protein, with the protein MKLNNWLFKQVDNSALIVFRIFFGVLITLEAWGAILTGWIDRTLLEGEFTFNFIGFDFLQPLPGNGMYFYYGLMGLCGVCVALGYRYRIAMFSYGLMWAGVYLMQKSSYNNHYYLLMLLCGIMTLLPANHYASLDAKRNPSIKRIAMPNWVYIIIIAQLWIVYTYASIAKLYPDWLDASVPARLMRARADYPLVGDLLQESWVHYAIAYVGILFDGLIIPALLWKPTRKWAFFISIFFHLFNSIVFQIGIFPYLSLAFTLFFFEPKTIHKLFIRRKPYYDAQEVHVPSYSKVGITLFALYFATQIALPLRHWFITDDVLWTEEGHRLSWRMMLRSKSGNITFIGEDKQTGERFAIDHEAMLSRKQKRAIATKPDMIWQMAQRLRKKYEAEGREVAIYANSQIQVNGRKYKKLVNDTIDLGQEPWDHFGHHDWLLPSEDYLTDPSLKRNN; encoded by the coding sequence ATGAAGCTGAATAATTGGCTCTTTAAACAGGTAGACAACAGTGCCTTAATCGTATTCCGGATTTTTTTCGGAGTATTGATCACCTTGGAAGCCTGGGGAGCCATCCTAACCGGCTGGATTGACCGCACCCTGCTGGAAGGCGAGTTTACTTTCAACTTTATTGGCTTTGATTTTTTGCAACCCTTGCCCGGAAATGGGATGTATTTCTACTACGGTCTTATGGGCTTGTGTGGCGTTTGTGTGGCCTTGGGCTACCGCTATCGAATAGCCATGTTCAGCTACGGCCTGATGTGGGCTGGGGTGTATTTGATGCAAAAGTCGTCTTACAACAATCACTACTATTTGTTGATGCTACTTTGCGGTATCATGACACTGCTGCCTGCTAATCACTATGCCAGCCTGGACGCCAAAAGAAACCCTTCTATCAAGCGTATCGCTATGCCCAATTGGGTTTATATCATCATCATTGCACAGCTTTGGATCGTATACACCTACGCGAGTATCGCCAAATTATACCCGGACTGGCTCGATGCCAGTGTGCCAGCTCGTCTGATGCGTGCTCGCGCCGATTATCCATTGGTGGGTGATCTTCTCCAGGAATCCTGGGTACATTATGCCATCGCCTATGTAGGGATCCTATTTGACGGATTGATCATTCCAGCCTTGCTTTGGAAACCGACTCGAAAATGGGCGTTTTTCATCTCCATCTTCTTTCATTTATTCAACAGCATTGTGTTCCAGATCGGCATCTTCCCCTACTTGTCTCTGGCCTTTACCCTGTTCTTTTTCGAACCTAAGACCATTCACAAACTATTTATACGCCGCAAACCATACTACGATGCGCAAGAAGTTCATGTGCCCAGCTATTCCAAAGTAGGGATCACGCTCTTTGCCCTGTATTTCGCAACTCAGATCGCGCTCCCCTTGCGCCACTGGTTTATTACCGATGATGTACTGTGGACCGAAGAGGGACATCGCTTGAGTTGGCGCATGATGCTCCGCTCTAAAAGCGGCAACATCACTTTTATTGGAGAGGACAAGCAGACCGGAGAACGCTTTGCGATCGATCATGAAGCTATGCTTTCGCGAAAGCAGAAAAGAGCCATTGCGACCAAACCGGACATGATCTGGCAAATGGCACAGCGCCTGCGTAAAAAATACGAAGCGGAAGGACGTGAGGTGGCCATCTATGCCAATAGTCAGATTCAGGTCAACGGACGCAAATACAAAAAACTGGTCAACGATACCATTGATCTGGGACAAGAGCCCTGGGATCATTTTGGACATCATGATTGGTTACTGCCCAGTGAAGATTATCTAACCGACCCTTCCTTAAAACGAAACAATTAG
- a CDS encoding bifunctional riboflavin kinase/FAD synthetase, translating to MEIYNTAKEFKPSSGTVVTIGTFDGVHLGHRKIMQRLIESGKTNGLSSLVLTFFPHPRMVLQQDSDIRLINTIEERKRLLEATGIDQLIVHPFTREFSRLSAESFVENILVNRLKARKVIIGYDHHFGRNRNANIDDLKRFGESFDFEVEEISKQDIDDVAISSTKIRRALEAGDIDLANTYLGYPFMLSGSVVEGKQIGRTIGYPTANLQIAEPYKLIPASGIYVVKAQVGEQSIYGMTSIGTNPTVGGTHQTIETFFFDFDQDLYQQPLQIELLTRIRDEQKFSSVSVLVAAMQRDEEFSRRFIQNYEAE from the coding sequence TTGGAAATCTACAATACGGCCAAAGAATTTAAACCCAGCTCCGGGACCGTGGTCACCATCGGCACCTTCGACGGAGTACATCTGGGGCATCGCAAGATCATGCAACGATTGATCGAAAGTGGTAAAACAAACGGTCTTTCCTCACTGGTGCTCACCTTCTTTCCTCACCCCAGAATGGTACTTCAGCAGGACAGCGATATTCGCCTCATCAATACCATTGAAGAACGTAAAAGACTTTTGGAGGCCACCGGTATCGATCAATTGATCGTTCATCCTTTTACCCGGGAATTTTCCCGTCTTTCTGCGGAAAGCTTTGTAGAAAATATCTTGGTCAATCGCCTCAAGGCGCGTAAGGTCATCATTGGCTATGATCATCATTTTGGCCGAAATCGCAACGCCAATATTGACGATCTGAAGCGTTTTGGCGAAAGCTTTGATTTTGAAGTGGAGGAAATTTCCAAACAGGACATCGACGACGTAGCCATCAGTTCGACCAAGATCAGACGGGCCCTGGAAGCCGGCGATATTGATCTGGCCAACACTTACCTGGGCTATCCGTTCATGCTGAGCGGAAGTGTGGTGGAAGGCAAGCAGATTGGACGTACCATTGGATATCCAACCGCCAATTTGCAAATCGCCGAACCGTACAAATTGATCCCTGCTTCAGGAATATACGTAGTAAAGGCCCAGGTGGGAGAACAATCGATTTACGGGATGACCAGCATTGGCACCAACCCCACTGTGGGAGGCACCCACCAAACCATCGAGACTTTCTTTTTTGATTTTGATCAGGATCTTTACCAACAACCACTTCAGATAGAATTGCTCACCCGCATTCGCGATGAACAAAAATTCAGTTCCGTGAGTGTACTCGTCGCTGCCATGCAGCGGGATGAAGAATTCTCTCGTCGCTTTATTCAAAATTATGAAGCTGAATAA
- the pth gene encoding aminoacyl-tRNA hydrolase — protein sequence MLAFFGRLFGTSSQKDEQLDPMKKFLIVGLGNIGPKYENTRHNIGFKIVDAFAKAQQAEWETARLGDIAKTKIKGRQLTLLKPNTYMNLSGKAVRHWLQTEKIHIQNMLVITDDLNLDFGTIRVKTKGSDGGHNGLKDIQAQLGTTQYARFRFGIGDQFSKGRQVDYVLGSWGPEEEAALPERLDTARQLIESFVLAGVQETMNTFNGK from the coding sequence ATGCTAGCCTTTTTTGGTAGACTCTTTGGCACCTCCTCCCAAAAGGATGAACAACTAGACCCCATGAAAAAATTTCTGATCGTTGGTTTGGGGAACATAGGCCCCAAATACGAAAATACCCGCCACAATATTGGATTTAAGATTGTCGACGCTTTCGCGAAAGCGCAGCAAGCTGAGTGGGAGACCGCTCGCTTGGGTGACATCGCCAAGACGAAAATCAAAGGTCGCCAACTGACCCTCTTGAAACCGAATACGTACATGAATTTGAGCGGGAAAGCGGTGCGACATTGGCTGCAAACCGAAAAAATCCACATACAGAACATGTTGGTCATTACGGATGATCTCAATCTTGATTTTGGCACCATTCGTGTAAAAACCAAAGGCAGTGACGGGGGGCACAACGGACTTAAAGATATTCAGGCACAACTGGGTACCACCCAATACGCCCGATTTCGCTTTGGGATTGGCGATCAATTCAGCAAAGGGCGGCAGGTGGACTACGTGTTGGGAAGCTGGGGCCCTGAAGAAGAGGCTGCCCTACCCGAACGTTTGGACACGGCTCGCCAACTGATAGAATCGTTCGTTTTAGCGGGCGTACAGGAAACCATGAACACCTTTAACGGAAAGTAA
- a CDS encoding 50S ribosomal protein L25/general stress protein Ctc produces MKSIKIEGSKRESVGKKAAAALRNAGMVPCVVYGGDEPVHFSAPELAFRDLIYTADAHTVEIELEGGEVVKAILQDIQFHPVTDRIMHIDFYQIFDGKEVSMMIPVHFVGNSKGVRNGGVLRKTNRKLRVKALPKNLPDYLEADISELKIGSKLYVAELAHDDYKILAPENTVVCQVRTSRNIIEDEEEELDEEGMEGEEGAEGAAEGAEGASEEATQE; encoded by the coding sequence ATGAAGTCAATTAAGATCGAAGGATCCAAAAGAGAAAGCGTGGGCAAGAAGGCAGCAGCCGCCTTACGTAATGCTGGAATGGTCCCTTGCGTAGTATACGGAGGTGATGAACCAGTGCATTTTAGCGCGCCAGAACTGGCGTTCAGAGACCTGATTTACACCGCAGATGCGCACACGGTCGAAATTGAATTGGAAGGCGGAGAAGTCGTTAAAGCGATTCTTCAGGACATCCAGTTCCACCCGGTAACAGACCGGATCATGCACATCGACTTCTACCAGATTTTTGATGGTAAAGAAGTGAGTATGATGATTCCGGTACACTTTGTAGGAAACTCCAAAGGGGTGAGAAACGGAGGTGTACTTCGTAAAACCAATCGTAAACTGCGTGTAAAAGCATTGCCTAAGAATCTTCCGGATTACTTAGAAGCAGACATTAGTGAGCTCAAGATTGGAAGCAAGTTGTACGTGGCCGAATTGGCTCACGACGACTACAAAATCTTAGCGCCGGAAAACACAGTAGTTTGTCAGGTTCGTACTTCACGTAACATCATTGAAGATGAAGAAGAAGAACTGGATGAAGAAGGAATGGAAGGTGAAGAAGGAGCTGAAGGAGCTGCTGAAGGAGCCGAAGGAGCTTCTGAAGAAGCGACTCAGGAATAG
- a CDS encoding ribose-phosphate pyrophosphokinase: protein MQTTVPEPKLFACSASKALAEKIAKEYGQDLGKIITSTYSDGEFQPSFEESVRGARVFIIGSTMPSSDNLMEMLLMLDAAKRASARHITAVIPYFGWARQDRKDKPRVPIAAKLVANLLETAGATRIITMDLHADQIQGFFEKPVDHLFASTLFLPYIKNLGLENLTMASPDMGGSKRAYAYSKAMESEVVICYKQRAKANVISHMELIGNVEGQHVILADDMVDTAGTLTKAADLMMEKGALSVRAICTHAILSGNAYERLEASKLEELIVTDSIPLKQESKKIKVVSCAPLFADVMHRVNNNTSIASKFIM, encoded by the coding sequence ATGCAGACCACAGTACCGGAACCAAAATTATTCGCTTGCTCTGCCAGTAAGGCCTTAGCTGAAAAAATTGCCAAGGAATACGGGCAGGACTTAGGGAAAATCATTACCTCCACCTACAGCGATGGTGAGTTTCAACCGTCTTTTGAAGAATCAGTGCGTGGTGCTCGGGTATTCATTATCGGTTCTACCATGCCTAGCAGTGACAACTTGATGGAAATGCTCTTGATGCTGGATGCTGCCAAGCGTGCTTCTGCCCGCCACATCACGGCAGTCATTCCTTATTTTGGATGGGCACGACAAGACCGAAAAGATAAACCTCGGGTTCCCATCGCCGCTAAATTAGTGGCTAACCTCTTAGAAACCGCTGGAGCGACCCGCATCATTACCATGGACTTGCATGCAGATCAAATTCAGGGCTTTTTCGAAAAGCCGGTCGATCACTTGTTCGCCTCAACGCTCTTCCTGCCCTACATCAAAAATCTAGGCCTGGAGAATCTGACCATGGCCTCGCCGGATATGGGAGGAAGTAAGAGGGCTTATGCCTATTCTAAAGCCATGGAAAGCGAAGTGGTCATATGCTACAAACAACGCGCTAAAGCCAATGTGATCTCGCATATGGAACTGATCGGTAACGTGGAAGGGCAGCACGTCATCCTCGCCGATGACATGGTGGATACCGCAGGCACCCTGACCAAAGCGGCTGACCTGATGATGGAAAAAGGTGCTTTGAGCGTACGCGCTATTTGTACGCATGCCATCTTAAGCGGAAATGCCTATGAGCGTTTGGAAGCCAGCAAACTGGAAGAACTGATCGTCACCGACAGTATTCCGTTGAAACAAGAAAGTAAAAAAATAAAAGTGGTGAGCTGTGCTCCCCTTTTTGCCGATGTTATGCACCGGGTGAATAACAACACCAGCATTGCATCGAAGTTTATCATGTAA
- a CDS encoding GIY-YIG nuclease family protein has protein sequence MPSRIALVLPTADKGENELVDLPTVRQARCDLTRSIEKVMVLIWVYAISSVNQNYIYVGMTQDLFARIKRHNAGRERTTKPYLPYELIYSDSFETRALARKKEKFLKTGVGKEKLRLLRSNKNK, from the coding sequence TTGCCGTCCAGAATTGCCTTGGTCCTGCCTACGGCAGATAAAGGCGAGAACGAATTGGTAGACCTGCCTACCGTCAGGCAGGCGCGCTGCGACTTAACTCGCAGTATTGAAAAAGTGATGGTATTGATATGGGTTTATGCGATATCAAGTGTGAATCAGAACTACATTTATGTAGGAATGACTCAAGATTTATTTGCCAGAATTAAGAGGCATAATGCAGGCAGAGAACGCACAACAAAGCCCTATCTGCCCTATGAATTGATTTATAGTGACTCTTTTGAAACAAGAGCGTTAGCTCGGAAAAAGGAAAAGTTCCTCAAAACAGGAGTAGGAAAAGAAAAATTACGACTTTTAAGAAGTAATAAAAATAAATAG